In a single window of the Metopolophium dirhodum isolate CAU chromosome 2, ASM1992520v1, whole genome shotgun sequence genome:
- the LOC132938914 gene encoding uncharacterized protein LOC132938914, giving the protein MIVPVADGQESVSRVSYNSKVELQRAESWILKRVQCEAFPEEVRALRENKELLTRSKLKCLNPYMKDGLILVGGRLNNSDCLETRKHPIVLPANHKVTQLIFKQTLIEQLHCGPQALLAEPCFSEPIIAALPRQKVQCTRPFSVTGVDFAGPLMIRSDIRRVVSIKTWIAVFMCFVTRAIHLEVVEDLTSKAFIAALRRFMSRRGCCNTIYSDNGTNFVGAQRELKVYITNAGLEMAQEGIEWRFNPPAAPHFGGLWESAVKSAKHHLTRMIGEAKLTLSELNTLLYQIEACLNSRPITPMSSDPSDAEALRPAHFLIGGAMTLPPEPDLSNEDLGNLRRWKYTQQYHNFKTEDMNQSDLLRKQLMPNENIRIRLNVDAVPTVRFDDEKITPKTVRRQLPRTKQNSEEHLINSNVENKNDKGIQCVMDNETNTDATDKCVSP; this is encoded by the exons ATGATAGTACCTGTTGCTGATG GACAAGAATCGGTATCCAGAGTGTCTTATAACTCCAAAGTTGAGCTGCAGCGAGCAGAATCTTGGATATTAAAAAGGGTGCAATGCGAAGCCTTTCCTGAGGAAGTACGAGCTTTAAGAGAAAACAAGGAACTGCTCACTCGCAGTaaactaaaatgtttgaatCCGTACATGAAGGACGGATTAATCTTAGTCGGTGGAAGGTTGAACAACTCTGATTGTTTAGAAACTCGCAAACATCCTATAGTTCTCCCAGCTAACCACAAGGTCACTCAACTTATTTTCAAGCAGACACTTATCGAACAACTACATTGTGGGCCTCAAGCGCTCTTAGCAGAG CCATGTTTTTCCGAGCCGATCATTGCGGCGTTACCGAGACAAAAAGTTCAATGCACGCGGCCGTTTTCTGTAACTGGAGTGGACTTTGCTGGCCCGTTGATGATCCGCAGTGATATACGACGAGTAGTGAGCATCAAGACGTGGATAGCTGTATTTATGTGTTTTGTGACTCGGGCAATACATTTAGAAGTGGTAGAGGATTTGACTAGCAAGGCGTTTATAGCGGCTCTACGTCGGTTTATGTCAAGGCGAGGATGTTGTAATACGATTTATAGCGATAATGGCACGAACTTTGTTGGCGCACAAAGAGAGTTGAAGGTGTATATAACTAACGCAGGTCTTGAAATGGCACAAGAAGGAATAGAATGGCGCTTCAATCCTCCAGCAGCGCCGCATTTCGGCGGCTTATGGGAAAGCGCCGTGAAAAGTGCTAAACACCATTTGACCCGAATGATAGGAGAGGCCAAATTAACGCTAAGTGAATTGAATACGCTGCTCTATCAGATCGAAGCCTGCCTTAACTCTCGACCAATAACTCCGATGAGTAGTGATCCGTCCGACGCGGAAGCACTCAGACCGGCTCACTTTCTTATTGGAGGAGCGATGACTCTTCCACCTGAACCGGACTTGTCAAATGAGGATCTTGGTAATCTACGAAGGTGGAAATATACGCAACAATACCACAATTTCAA AACTGAAGATATGAATCAATCTGATTTGCTCCGAAAACAGTTGATGCCAAATGAAAATATTCGAATACGTTTAAATGTTGATGCTGTTCCTACTGTACGTTTTGACGACGAGAAAATTACGCCGAAAACTGTAAGAAGACAATTACCCAGAACCA AACAAAATAGTGAAGAGCATCTGATTAATTCAAATGTCGAAAATAAGAACGATAAAGGTATACAGTGTGTTATGGATAATGAAACAAATACTGATGCTACCGACAAATGTGTAAGcccctaa
- the LOC132937864 gene encoding protein lifeguard 1-like: MSTWQQTQTPYGSGAAPPPPGFFPQGAPYPKADGGYPAAGGYPAAGGYPAAGGYPAAGAYPAGGGYPSGGGYPPPYAQQNVPYYGAGAPENDSFNAPENFGFSDKTIRKNFICKVYSILMCQLLITLIFVAMATLHDATKMYVKTHPGLSIVAIIITFGTLIALACCENLRRKSPTNFILLFVFTLAESFLLAVSVSRYYPEQVLLALGLTTLICFALTIFAFQTKIDFTVMGGFLTVAVIVLFVASIVAIFFPGKLMTLIIASAGAIIFSLYLIYDTQMMVGGDHKYSISPEEYIFAALTIYVDIINIFMYILAIIGASGDD; the protein is encoded by the exons ATGAGTACGTGGCAACAAACACAAACTCCATACGGATCAGGAGCtg ctcCACCACCGCCTGGATTTTTTCCACAAGGTGCACCATATCCAAAAGCTGATGGTGGCTATCCTGCTGCTGGTGGCTATCCTGCTGCTGGTGGCTATCCTGCTGCTGGTGGATATCCTGCTGCTGGTGCTTATCCTGCTGGTGGTGGATATCCTTCTGGTGGTGGATACCCTCCACCATATGCACAACAAAATGTGCCTTATTATGGAGCAGGAGCACCAGAAAATGATAGTTTTAACGCACCCGAAAACTTTGGCTTTAGCGATAAAACTATTCGTAAAAACTTCAtatg TAAAGTTTACAGTATTTTGATGTGCCAGCTACTAATCACATTGATATTTGTGGCTATGGCAACTCTTCATGATGCcactaaaatgtatgtaaagACACATCCTGGACTGAGTATCGTCGCAATCATCATTACATTTGGTACTTTAATTGCACTCGCATGCTGTGAAAATTTACGCCGCAAGAGTCCTACCAACTTTATTCTTTTGTTTGTATTCACCTTAGCTGAATCGTTTTTATTAGCGGTATCTGTATCACGTTACTATCCAGAACAAGTACTGTTGGCTCTTGGCTTAACTACATTGATATGTTTTGCTCTTACAATATTTGCTTTTCAGACTAAAATAGATTTTACAGTAATGGGTGGTTTTTTAACAGTAGCTGTAATAGTTTTGTTTGTTGCATCTATTGTTGCTATATTTTTCCCTGGAAAATTGATGACCCTCATAATTGCATCTGCGGGTGCaatcatattttcattatatctTATTTATGACACCCAAATGATGGTCGGTGGTGACCATAAGTATTCAATCTCTCcagaagaatatatttttgcagCATTAACCATCTATGTAGacataataaacattttcatgTACATTTTAGCCATTATTGGAGCTTCAGGTGatgattaa
- the LOC132937868 gene encoding mitochondrial translation release factor in rescue, protein MYSLLCKALPFNTKSVKNARGISLTLFNKKQTIDRSKVPIINENELEEMFVKGSGPGGSAVNKNANCVVLKHKPTGIVIKCHESRCVEDNRKMAREKLAIKLDVIENGNNSVEAQKKAIIEKKNAQKEWKRKKLETLKKDWIERESSFKP, encoded by the coding sequence ATGTATTCATTATTGTGTAAAGCTCTACCCTTTAACACTAAAAGTGTGAAGAATGCTAGAGGCATTAGTTTAACGTTATTCAATAAGAAACAGACTATAGACCGCTCAAAAGTGcctattataaatgaaaatgaacTTGAAGAAATGTTTGTTAAGGGTAGTGGCCCTGGTGGATCAGCAGTCAATAAAAATGCTAATTGTGTTGTACTAAAACATAAACCAACTGGCATTGTGATTAAATGTCATGAATCAAGATGTGTTGAAGATAACAGAAAAATGGCTAGGGAAAAACTTGCTATAAAATTAGATGtaatagaaaatggtaataattCAGTCGAAGCACAAAAAAAagcaattatagaaaaaaagaatGCACAAAAAGAATGGAAACGGAAAAAATTAGAAACATTGAAAAAGGATTGGATTGAAAGAGAAAGTAGTTTCAAACCTTAA
- the LOC132939557 gene encoding piggyBac transposable element-derived protein 3-like isoform X1, with translation MCDNLVNNESEIQRILSIPIESDDEFADIGLSDDENFELPELFENDDRILNETIDDADNILNYPVYFSEENITNFGSSTSQSPIVIQIPSDVQSLPTESVSPSSSFVSQIPISRNRRSTRKLIASNNSKTKNIPKIKKLDPIWRKGNFSQNLEFIKFFGEKPMPDEIKEMKSPKEFFSYFFDNELLAHIAEQSTLYSTQQNPEKPNKITINDVRHFLGIITMMSIVHLPNTRSYWSENTHNKIIRNCMSVNVFENIRRYMHFNDNTLDLPRDNPNRDRVFKVRPLIDTLNKKFSSVPIEENLSLDEQLCPTKAVSYLKQYLPLKPHKWGYKLFVLCGVSGYGYNFEIYTGNENKEDERIIHNEPDFGATGNIVVRMTRMVPENVHHKLFFDNYYTSLPVMIYLEKKGIHTVGTFRRNRFPNVCLTDDRLLMKKDRGYSEECFTVVEDVPISAVAWKDNKVVHVSSTFVGELEKNVVSRFDKKKKTTVIVPRPKIIEVYNKHMGGVDLMDSMIGRYRIIMRSKKWYMKIFYHLVDMSIVNAWILYKKVTKKPMKLAQFREQLAVELCQTEMEIKKKGRKTKESLEKQMLEELEKRKKRTPTAIIPSTHLRLDGHQHRIQFEKIRRVCKLPKCKFQSFAKCTKCDVFLCCNKERNCFDLFHYT, from the exons atgtgtgATAATTTAGTGAATAATGAATCAGAAATTCAACgaattttaagtatacctattgaAAGCGACGATGAGTTTGCTGATATTGGTCTAAGTGATGACGAAAATTTTGAATTGCCC gaattatttgaaaatgacgACCGCATTTTAAATGAAACTATAGACGATGCTGATAATATACTGAATTATCCCGTGTATTTTTCTGaagaaaatataactaatttcgGTTCTTCAACGTCACAATCCCCTATTGTCATTCAAATTCCATCAGATGTACAATCTTTGCCAACAGAATCTGTTTCACCATCTTCGTCATTTGTTTCACAAATACCTATAAGTAGAAACCGTAGATCCACAAGAAAACTAATTGCTTctaataattctaaaacaaaaaatataccaaaaataaaaaagttggaCCCGATTTGGAGAAAAGGAAATTTTTCACAGAATCTCgagtttataaaattttttgggGAAAAGCCAATGCCTGACGAAATAAAAGAAATGAAATCACCtaaagaatttttttcttatttttttgataacgaATTATTAGCACATATTGCCGAACAGTCTACACTTTATAGTACTCAACAAAATCCcgaaaaaccaaataaaataacgataaacgacgTACGACATTTTTTGGGCATAATTACAATGATGTCAATCGTCCATCTACCAAATACGAGGTCATATTGGTCagaaaatactcataataaaataataagaaattgcATGAGTGtaaatgtgtttgaaaatattaggcgGTATATGCATTTTAACGACAACACTTTAGATTTACCTAGAGATAATCCAAATCGTGACAGGGTTTTTAAAGTTCGGCCACTTATTGACACACTCAATAAAAAGTTTAGCTCTGTACCTATCGAAGAAAACTTATCATTAGATGAGCAATTGTGTCCAACTAAAGCTGTATCATATCTCAAACAGTATCTCCCTCTGAAGCCTCATAAATGGGGgtacaaattatttgttttatgtggTGTTTCTGGCTACGGTTATAACTTTGAAATTTACACGGGAAATGAAAATAAGGAAGACGAACGAATTATACACAATGAACCAGATTTTGGAGCTACAGGCAACATTGTTGTGAGAATGACTAGAATGGTACCGGAAAATGTGCACCATAAGTTATTTTTCGATAATTACTACACCTCATTACCAGTTATGatatatctagaaaaaaaaggCATTCACACAGTTGGCACATTTAGACGTAATCGTTTTCCAAACGTCTGTTTGACAGATGATcgtttattgatgaaaaaagaTCGCGGATATTCTGAAGAGTGTTTCACAGTGGTTGAAGATGTCCCTATTTCAGCTGTTGCATGGAAAGACAACAAGGTAGTACACGTATCCTCAACTTTTGTAGGTGAACTCGAAAAAAATGTAGTGAGtagatttgacaaaaaaaaaaagaccacCGTTATTGTACCTAGGCCGAAAATCATTGAAGTTTACAATAAACATATGGGTGGGGTTGACCTTATGGATTCTATGATTGGGCGCTATAGAATAATAATGAGGTCTAAGAAatggtacatgaaaattttttacCATTTGGTTGATATGTCGATTGTAAACGCgtggattttgtataaaaaagttacaaaaaaaccAATGAAACTAGCTCAATTTCGAGAGCAATTAGCTGTGGAACTTTGTCAAACAgaaatggaaataaaaaaaaaaggcagAAAAACAAAGGAATCGTTGGAAAAACAAATGCTGGAGGAgcttgaaaaaagaaaaaaaaggacACCAACTGCAATTATTCCATCAACCCATTTACGTTTGGATGGGCATCAACACAGAATACAATTTGAGAAAATTCGACGAGTATGTAAACTACCAAAATGTAAATTTCAATCATTCGCTAAGTGTACTAAATgcgatgtttttttatgttgtaataaAGAAAGAAATTGCTtcgatttatttcattatacctaa
- the LOC132937869 gene encoding uncharacterized protein LOC132937869 — MSITHLQVKKLYKELLKYGCNLKLTDKNYYKSRIKQEFLDNKQLVKPEEIKFFYDKGKELLKRKSIV, encoded by the exons atgtctATTACCCATTTACAAGTAAAGAAATTATACAAAGAGCTTTTGAAGTATGGCtgtaatttaaaacttactgacaaaaattattataaaagtcgaatcaaacaggaatttttggACAATAAACAGTTAGTTAAACCGGAAGAGATTAAATTTTTCTATGAT aaaGGAAAAGAGTTATTAAAAAGGAAGTCAATAGTATAA
- the LOC132939557 gene encoding cytochrome P450 4C1-like isoform X2, producing MTKILNCPMENIIQSVRDFRLTTSEVIVYQAIVCIVVIWCQFKWIRRNFESVAAKMKGPKGYPFIGSSFDFIGTPEQVMEKILKIDDKYSPGPIKIWVGPYFGVIVIKPEDVQAVLNNSKALQKDRFYDFIKNIFGEGLLTAPVHKWRKHRRLITPSFNASLLNQFFPVFNEKNKILIRNLKKELGKTTPFDLWDYIAPTTLNLICQTAMGYNLDTQSEYGTEFENAMIKASELDSFRMKTPWLYLSFMFKLYLKLKGHSDVFNTLYKLPLKMIQEKKEAFAQKNILNKPSVIDVTDNERKIFLDTLFELNEAGANFSDDDIKDEVVTMMIGGSETSAITICFSLLMLAIHPDIQDKVYDEIYEVFHDDDETITIEDTSKLVYLEQVLKETLRLFPVLPLVFRKLQDDVKIASDDLVLPKGTTCIISILGTHHFSESYPNP from the exons ATGACGAAAATTTTGAATTGCCC aatggaaaatattatacagtcagTAAGAGATTTCCGATTGACAACTTCAGAGGTAATTGTTTACCAGGCAATTGTTTGTATTGTTGTCATATGGTGTCAATTTAAATGGATCCGTCGGAACTTCGAAAGTGTGGCAGCAAAAATGAAAGGACCTAAAGGGTATCCATTTATTGGCTCATCATTCGACTTCATTGGAACACCTGAAC aggTTAtggaaaaaatacttaaaatagaCGATAAATACAGTCCAGGACCCATTAAAATATGGGTTGGCCCATATTTTGGAGTTATTGTTATCAAACCAGAGGACGTGCAA gcCGTGTTGAATAATTCAAAGGCTCTGCAGAAAGATCGTTTTTACGATTTCATTAAGAATATTTTCGGAGAAGGGTTGTTAACTGCCCCTG ttCATAAATGGCGAAAACATCGTCGTCTTATTACACCCTCGTTCAACGCCTCTCTTCTAAATCAGTTTTTCCCAGTATTTaacgagaaaaacaaaattctcATTAGGAATCTTAAGAAAGAATTAGGTAAAACGACGCCATTTGATCTCTGGGACTACATCGCACCAACAActctaaatttaatttgtc aaacCGCAATGGGCTATAATCTTGACACTCAATCAGAATATGGAACTGAATTTGAGAACGCAatgataaa agCTTCAGAACTGGATTCCTTTAGGATGAAAACCCCGTGGCTGTACTTAAGCTTTATGTTTAAACTATATCTTAAGCTTAAGGGACATTCCGATGTATTTAATACGTTATACAAATTACCATTAAAA atgatCCAGGAAAAAAAAGAAGCCTTTGCACAGaagaatatattaaacaaaccaAGTGTCATTGATGTTACAGACAATGAAA gaaaaatatttttggacacATTATTTGAACTGAACGAAGCTGGAGCTAACTTCTCTGATGATGATATTAAGGATGAAGTTGTGACCATGATGATAGGC GGTAGTGAAACCAGTGCTATTACAATCTGTTTCAGTCTTTTAATGTTGGCCATTCACCCAGACATCCAA gaTAAAGTTTACGACGAGATTTATGAAGTATTTCATGATGACGATGAAACAATTACTATAGAAGACACTAGTAAACTTGTATATCTGGAACAAGTGTTAAAGGAAACACTTCGATTATTCCCTGTATTACCTTTGGTATTTAGAAAACTTCAAGACGATGTTAAAATTG cTTCAGACGATCTCGTACTACCAAAAGGAACGACGTGTATCATATCTATATTAGGCACTCATCATTTTTCTGAATCGTATCCAAACCCATAG